One Brassica napus cultivar Da-Ae chromosome C2, Da-Ae, whole genome shotgun sequence DNA window includes the following coding sequences:
- the LOC106400196 gene encoding type IV inositol polyphosphate 5-phosphatase 9 produces MLGSYKEVMWPRLVANKILRKSVGSNNFVADFPPDADEQLLETPGLVDERPPFDSKSIFVNQHKTTNLNYKVLVSTWNVGGIVPEDGFDMEDLLETHKTPCDIYVLGFQEVVPLRASNVLGSDNNKVSAKWNSLIRETLNKSVATSDDRDKRINAVSQDFKCIISKQMVGILITVWVQGGLRPYIRDPSVSCVGCGVMGCLGNKGSVSVRFRLHETSFCFVCSHLASGGRDRDGRQRNSDVIEILSRSTFPRGTYLEDLPKKILDHDRVIFLGDLNYRISLPEEKTRLLVERKEWKTLLENDQLSMEIMNGQNFRGWQEGNVTFAPTYKYIPNSDLYYGCIAYKKDEKKRAPAWCDRIIWYGNGLKQHEYTRGEVKISDHRPVKAIFTAEVKVLRYSNKIRDLFFSERFEDRIDGYDQIDSKDYSWIST; encoded by the exons CGTTGCCGATTTTCCACCAGATGCTGATGAGCAGCTTCTAGAAACTCCTGGATTAGTCGACGAACGACCACCTTTCGATTCTAAATCAATCTTCGTCAATCAACACAAGACTACTAATCTCAACTAcaa gGTTCTCGTTAGCACATGGAACGTTGGTGGAATCGTGCCGGAGGATGGATTTGACATGGAGGATCTCTTGGAAACACATAAAACCCCGTGTGATATATACGTTCTTGG GTTTCAAGAAGTTGTGCCACTCAGAGCTTCGAATGTTTTGGGATCAGATAACAACAAGGTCTCTGCAAAATGGAACTCGTTGATAAGAGAGACCTTGAACAAGAGCGTGGCCACTAGTGATGATAGGGACAAGAGAATTAATGCTGTTTCCCAAGATTTTAAGTGTATCATAAGTAAACAGATGGTCGGAATCTTGATCACCGTTTGGGTCCAAGGCGGTCTCAGGCCGTACATCCGTGATCCTAGCGTCTCCTGCGTTGGGTGTGGCGTTATGGGTTGCTTAGGAAACAAG GGATCAGTATCGGTTAGATTCCGGTTGCACGAGACGAGCTTCTGCTTCGTGTGCAGCCATCTAGCCTCCGGTGGTCGTGACCGTGATGGAAGGCAAAGAAACTCCGATGTCATAGAGATTCTATCGAGATCGACTTTTCCTAGAGGCACATATCTAGAAGATTTGCCGAAAAAAATACTTGACCACGA CCGAGTTATTTTTCTGGGAGATTTGAATTATAGAATATCTCTACCTGAGGAGAAGACAAGATTATTGGTGGAACGAAAAGAGTGGAAGACTTTACTCGAAAATGATCAG ctAAGTATGGAGATCATGAATGGCCAAAATTTCAGAGGTTGGCAAGAAGGAAATGTCACATTTGCTCCAACGTATAAATATATTCCAAATTCAGATTTATATTATGGATGCATTGCATACAAAAAAGACGAGAAGAAACGAGCTCCTGCATG GTGTGATCGAATAATATGGTACGGAAATGGATTGAAGCAACATGAATATACTAGAGGAGAAGTGAAGATATCTGATCATAGACCCGTTAAAGCAATCTTTACCGCAGAAGTTAAAGTGTTACGATATAGTAACAAAATTCGTGATCTCTTTTTCTCAGAGAGATTTGAAGACAGAATTGATGGATATGATCAGATAGATTCCAAAGACTACTCGTGGATTTCTACCTAA